The genomic DNA AATTAATTTGTCCTTAAATTCAGATAATTTTGCCAAACGATCTGCTGCGGCTACCGCAGCACCGGAGGAAATCCCCGCTAAAATGCCTTCTTCTGCCATTAAACGGCGGGCTGTTGCAATGGCGGTGTCGCTATCAACGGTCTCCACGCGGTCAATTAATGAAAGATCGAGATTTTTCGGAATAAAGCCGGCGCCGATCCCTTGGATTTTATGCGGACCCGGTTTAACTTCTTGACCGGCAAGGGTTTGTGTGATCACCGGGGATTCGGCGGGTTCAACCGCAACAGAGGTAATTTGTTTGCCGTGATCCAATTTAATGGCGCGGGAAATACCGGTAATAGTACCGCCTGTGCCAACACCAGCAACGACAACATCAACTTTGCCTTCGGTATCTTTCCAAATTTCTTGACCGGTTGTTTTGCGATGAATGTCAGGGTTTGCCGGATTTTCAAATTGTTTTAACATCACATAACGATTCGGGTTGGATGCCACAATTTCTTCCGCCTTGGCAATGGCGCCTTTCATACCTTTAGCGCCTTCGGTTAACACCAAATTTACACCCAAGCCGCGCAATAAACGTTTACGTTCGGTGCTCATGGTTTCAGGCATGGTTAAGGTGATTTTATACCCACGAGCAGCCGCCACATACGCCAAAGCGATTCCGGTGTTGCCGCTGGTCGCATCCACGATTTCTTTATCTTGGGTTAAAACCCCGTCTTTTTCCGCTTGCCATACCATGTTGGCACCGATACGGCATTTCACGCTGTAACTTGGGTTGCGACCTTCGATTTTGACAACGATGTTGCCGTTACCGAAATGTTTTAAACGCACTAATGGCGTATTACCGATAGAATAAGAGTTATCGTTATGAATCGTCATATTATTTTGTTCTCCCAATGATCTTACTTAAGTAGTTTAAGGCCGAAAGTGGTGGTATTTTTATCACAAGATTTTGTTCTCAAAAAATACCGAATTATTCTATTTAATAACCAAAAGCTATTTAGACACGATCTGTCCGCTGCTTTTAGACGGTTTCTCCAACGGCATATTCGCTCCCGCACCGCTTTGTGGCGCTTGTGCAAATTTAAACAAATGGCGATATTCTTTCACCCACATAGCCGTTGCCCCGCATGCCGCCACGGGAATCACTACCAAGTTAACAATCGGTACTAACATACATAAAGACACCAAGCCCCCGAAAGTCACCGTCATATTGCGTTTCATCGCCAGCTCGTTTTTCATTAATCCGAAAGGAATTTTATGGTTATCAAAAGGGTAGTCGCAATATTGAATGGCCATCATCCATGCAGAAAATAAAAAAGTGACCACAGGAATCACCGTCTGCCCGATTAACGGAATAAAACTTAATAAAAACAAAGCAATAATTTTTGGCAGACTATAAACCAATTTTTGCCATTCCCGTGCCAACATACGCGGCGTGTCCTTCACAAAATCCCACAAGGAATCATTGGAAATCTCTTCACCGGTCATCATTTTTTCGACTTTTTCAGCTAATAAGCCGTTAAACGGCGCGGCGATAAAACCGGAT from Aggregatibacter aphrophilus ATCC 33389 includes the following:
- the cysK gene encoding cysteine synthase A, with the translated sequence MTIHNDNSYSIGNTPLVRLKHFGNGNIVVKIEGRNPSYSVKCRIGANMVWQAEKDGVLTQDKEIVDATSGNTGIALAYVAAARGYKITLTMPETMSTERKRLLRGLGVNLVLTEGAKGMKGAIAKAEEIVASNPNRYVMLKQFENPANPDIHRKTTGQEIWKDTEGKVDVVVAGVGTGGTITGISRAIKLDHGKQITSVAVEPAESPVITQTLAGQEVKPGPHKIQGIGAGFIPKNLDLSLIDRVETVDSDTAIATARRLMAEEGILAGISSGAAVAAADRLAKLSEFKDKLIVVVLPSASERYLSTALFDGIEI
- the cysZ gene encoding sulfate transporter CysZ, whose product is MLNQQEIKLGFEYFVTGWHLIQQKGLRRFAVMPVLLNVLLLGGLFVAFVFQIKDVVSNLMDYVPSWLSWLGSILPILIIGMILVLYYFIFATLSGFIAAPFNGLLAEKVEKMMTGEEISNDSLWDFVKDTPRMLAREWQKLVYSLPKIIALFLLSFIPLIGQTVIPVVTFLFSAWMMAIQYCDYPFDNHKIPFGLMKNELAMKRNMTVTFGGLVSLCMLVPIVNLVVIPVAACGATAMWVKEYRHLFKFAQAPQSGAGANMPLEKPSKSSGQIVSK